A stretch of the Salvelinus sp. IW2-2015 unplaced genomic scaffold, ASM291031v2 Un_scaffold351, whole genome shotgun sequence genome encodes the following:
- the LOC112068266 gene encoding reprimo-like protein: protein MNGSFFDQAQGALFNRSQVLAGTLVNCCNGTDVATSDGGSLALPSDERKLFISRVVQIAVLCVLSLTVMFGIFFLGCNLMIKSESMINFMVKDRRPSKDAEAPVMIGLS, encoded by the coding sequence ATGAACGGCTCTTTCTTCGACCAAGCCCAGGGCGCACTATTCAACAGGAGCCAAGTCCTCGCCGGTACTCTGGTGAACTGCTGCAACGGGACGGACGTGGCAACCAGTGACGGCGGCTCGCTGGCGCTGCCTTCGGACGAGCGGAAACTCTTCATCAGTCGCGTCGTACAGATCGCGGTCCTGTGCGTACTGTCGCTCACCGTCATGTTTGGCATCTTTTTCCTCGGCTGCAACCTCATGATCAAATCGGAGAGTATGATTAACTTTATGGTGAAGGACCGGAGACCTTCCAAAGACGCAGAGGCGCCGGTGATGATAGGACTCAGCTAG